A portion of the Bdellovibrio bacteriovorus genome contains these proteins:
- a CDS encoding phosphoribosylaminoimidazolesuccinocarboxamide synthase, with the protein MELVYTGSVKDLYKDGNKLVFKYSNRYSIFDWGEMPDEIPHKGEALASMAASFFEHLAKKGIPSHFVGTVNPNTIEVKAVKVLRPHFIEGQYDYSMYQDRPTEALVPLEVIFRKHLGQGNSLEGRLKKNPAYLADLGLKEVPSGATTFDPALVEFSTKLETSDRYLTKKEIADMNIVSEGEQKALRAQTQEIVVELEKLFQSFGVKLWDGKVEYAFGKKKADGDRELLLVDSIGPDELRLTYEGLPLSKEFLRQLYGNTSWSDAVKKSKELAAERKTQDWKSICKDELKEVPKKLSAQQIEVSALLYQALANEVASVVGRKKPFAEEMTLKRWHEKAQEILGN; encoded by the coding sequence ATGGAACTAGTCTATACAGGTTCAGTTAAAGATCTTTATAAAGACGGTAACAAGTTGGTGTTCAAATACAGCAATCGCTATTCCATTTTTGATTGGGGCGAAATGCCAGACGAAATCCCTCACAAGGGCGAGGCCTTGGCTTCCATGGCGGCGTCTTTTTTTGAACACTTGGCAAAAAAAGGCATTCCTTCTCACTTCGTGGGAACAGTAAATCCAAATACCATTGAAGTAAAAGCCGTTAAGGTTTTACGCCCGCATTTCATTGAAGGTCAGTACGACTATTCGATGTACCAAGATCGCCCGACAGAGGCTTTAGTGCCATTAGAAGTGATCTTTCGCAAACACTTGGGACAAGGAAACTCTCTTGAAGGTCGTTTAAAAAAGAATCCGGCCTATTTGGCGGATCTTGGTCTTAAAGAAGTTCCGTCGGGTGCAACGACCTTTGATCCTGCCTTGGTCGAATTTTCAACCAAACTTGAAACGTCCGATCGCTATTTAACCAAAAAAGAAATCGCGGACATGAACATCGTGTCTGAAGGCGAACAAAAAGCCCTGCGCGCGCAAACACAAGAAATCGTGGTAGAGCTTGAAAAGCTTTTTCAATCTTTCGGCGTGAAACTGTGGGACGGAAAAGTTGAATACGCGTTCGGTAAGAAAAAGGCTGACGGGGATCGTGAGCTTTTACTGGTTGATTCTATTGGTCCTGATGAATTGCGTTTAACTTACGAAGGTTTGCCACTGTCTAAAGAATTTTTGCGTCAGCTTTACGGCAATACGTCTTGGAGCGATGCCGTGAAAAAGTCTAAAGAGTTGGCGGCCGAAAGAAAAACTCAAGATTGGAAATCCATCTGTAAAGATGAGCTTAAAGAAGTTCCCAAAAAACTCTCTGCGCAACAAATCGAAGTCAGTGCGTTGTTGTATCAAGCCTTAGCTAATGAGGTCGCGAGCGTTGTCGGTCGTAAAAAGCCATTTGCGGAAGAGATGACTTTAAAGCGTTGGCATGAAAAGGCCCAAGAAATTTTAGGAAACTAA
- a CDS encoding AIR carboxylase family protein, whose protein sequence is MKIQVLFGSASDERVYGPLCRSLEKCGPVTMEVASAHRNPDRVREIVTTCGADVFVAGAGLAAHLPGVVASLTQKPVFGISVNGAFAGLDAFLSVVQMPKGVPVACVTEENANSIADMLIRWKNIPSDKIHLHWNKNLESYSPIQKAIEDIQTQSGAAVEWTDVKDAKCFGEIVSPWELPQSSGLNLFLCEKEQLANSQLALDFFTKAKAGGAWVGANNIGNFVIQWKKLVETGKTAWN, encoded by the coding sequence ATGAAGATTCAAGTGCTTTTTGGTAGCGCAAGTGATGAAAGAGTTTATGGTCCCTTATGTCGATCTTTGGAAAAATGTGGCCCGGTGACCATGGAAGTGGCTTCGGCACACAGAAATCCCGACCGTGTTCGTGAAATCGTCACGACTTGCGGAGCTGATGTGTTCGTGGCGGGTGCAGGCTTAGCAGCCCATCTTCCAGGTGTGGTAGCCTCTTTGACTCAAAAACCCGTTTTTGGAATTTCCGTAAATGGGGCCTTCGCGGGATTAGACGCCTTTCTTTCAGTGGTGCAAATGCCTAAAGGTGTTCCGGTGGCTTGCGTGACCGAAGAAAACGCCAATTCAATTGCTGATATGCTGATCCGTTGGAAAAACATTCCTAGTGATAAAATCCATCTTCACTGGAATAAAAATCTGGAATCTTATTCGCCAATTCAAAAAGCGATTGAAGACATCCAAACTCAAAGTGGCGCGGCGGTGGAATGGACCGACGTGAAAGATGCAAAATGTTTCGGTGAAATCGTCAGCCCTTGGGAATTGCCACAATCTTCTGGCTTAAACTTGTTCCTTTGTGAAAAAGAACAGTTGGCCAATTCTCAATTGGCTTTGGACTTCTTCACGAAAGCCAAAGCAGGTGGTGCGTGGGTCGGTGCTAACAACATCGGTAACTTTGTAATTCAGTGGAAAAAACTAGTAGAAACAGGGAAAACAGCATGGAACTAG
- the purN gene encoding phosphoribosylglycinamide formyltransferase: MKPVKVAIFASGTGSNAMALIQKSKTLSQLEISFVLSDKATAPVLAKAQNEGVRTYLVEKKQDKATHEAEILKLLKEHKVDWILLAGYMRLISADFLAKFASWHQGKSQIVNIHPSLLPAYPGVDSIARAYNDKVSHTGITIHFVDEGMDTGAVIRQEPLAIHAAESLEQLGARMHQLEHRIYTDFLDSLSTGQQSTVYFEENP, from the coding sequence GTGAAACCTGTGAAGGTCGCTATTTTTGCTTCAGGAACGGGTTCAAACGCCATGGCTTTGATTCAAAAATCTAAGACGCTGTCGCAGTTAGAGATCTCATTTGTTTTGTCGGACAAAGCCACGGCCCCTGTTTTAGCGAAGGCTCAAAATGAAGGGGTGCGCACCTATTTAGTAGAAAAAAAACAAGATAAAGCCACCCATGAGGCTGAAATTTTAAAACTCTTAAAAGAGCACAAAGTGGATTGGATCTTGCTGGCGGGCTATATGCGCTTGATTTCGGCAGACTTCTTAGCGAAGTTTGCAAGCTGGCATCAAGGTAAAAGCCAAATCGTGAACATCCATCCCTCGCTCTTACCCGCGTATCCCGGCGTTGATTCGATCGCGCGCGCTTATAACGACAAAGTGTCCCATACGGGGATCACAATCCATTTTGTCGATGAAGGCATGGACACTGGGGCCGTGATTCGCCAAGAACCATTGGCGATCCATGCTGCCGAATCCCTGGAGCAGCTGGGTGCACGTATGCACCAACTTGAACATCGTATTTATACTGATTTTTTGGACAGCCTTTCAACCGGCCAGCAGTCCACGGTCTATTTTGAGGAGAATCCCTAA
- the purD gene encoding phosphoribosylamine--glycine ligase → MKKVVVVGKGGREHALAAKLRESSEVSELWVCPGNPGMQKMGIQCAPVESPADIEAFCLENKVSLVVVGPEAAILSDLKSRLESKNVPVFAPTPNVAKLESSKAFCKEVLEKSGVLTAHWSLAQNNEDALKEIHAHDFSSPIVVKADGLAAGKGVWVCESLAKAEEAVDVLGSQYGYPLLIEECLIGKELSAFALCDGKDFVVLGTACDYKRITPDPFSANTGGMGAYSPCDFISAEDDKTIHETFAKTLNYLSSQGTPFQGFLFAGLMKTAKGLYVLEYNVRMGDPETQSLMPRLKSDLVKIITAAVQHELKNQTCELSSLTSVHVVAVSQGYPQSQMILGNPVTYPTQETKSRLYFAGVGEKAGQIVNTGGRVLGMTALAASKEEARKQAYEDLKKVSYEGMYFREDIGL, encoded by the coding sequence ATGAAAAAGGTTGTGGTAGTAGGTAAAGGGGGACGTGAACATGCGCTAGCCGCCAAGCTGCGCGAGTCCTCTGAGGTGAGTGAGCTTTGGGTGTGCCCAGGGAATCCCGGAATGCAAAAAATGGGAATCCAATGCGCCCCTGTTGAATCACCGGCGGATATTGAGGCATTTTGTCTTGAAAACAAGGTGTCTCTTGTCGTGGTGGGGCCCGAGGCTGCGATTCTTTCAGATTTAAAATCTCGTTTAGAATCTAAAAACGTTCCTGTCTTTGCTCCCACGCCGAATGTTGCCAAACTGGAATCATCGAAAGCCTTTTGCAAAGAGGTCTTAGAAAAATCCGGCGTGCTGACCGCGCACTGGAGTTTGGCCCAAAATAACGAGGACGCTTTAAAAGAAATCCACGCTCATGATTTTTCTAGCCCGATCGTGGTGAAAGCCGATGGCCTTGCCGCCGGCAAAGGTGTCTGGGTTTGTGAAAGCTTAGCTAAGGCCGAAGAGGCCGTGGACGTGTTGGGGTCTCAATACGGATATCCACTGTTAATTGAAGAATGTCTTATAGGTAAAGAGCTTTCCGCCTTTGCACTTTGCGATGGCAAGGACTTTGTCGTTTTGGGAACAGCCTGTGATTACAAACGAATCACCCCAGACCCTTTTAGTGCCAACACCGGGGGCATGGGGGCTTACAGTCCTTGTGACTTTATTTCTGCTGAAGATGATAAAACCATCCACGAAACCTTCGCAAAGACTTTAAATTATCTCTCATCTCAAGGAACACCCTTTCAGGGCTTTTTATTTGCGGGTTTGATGAAAACGGCGAAAGGGCTTTACGTTTTGGAATACAATGTTCGCATGGGTGATCCAGAGACCCAAAGCCTGATGCCGCGATTAAAAAGTGATTTAGTAAAAATCATCACCGCGGCAGTACAACACGAACTCAAAAATCAAACGTGTGAACTTTCGTCATTGACGTCGGTTCACGTCGTGGCGGTGAGCCAAGGATATCCACAAAGCCAAATGATTTTGGGAAATCCCGTGACATACCCGACCCAAGAAACAAAGTCTCGACTTTACTTTGCCGGTGTTGGCGAAAAAGCCGGGCAGATCGTTAATACCGGCGGACGAGTTTTAGGAATGACGGCGTTAGCGGCCTCCAAAGAAGAAGCGCGCAAGCAAGCGTATGAAGATTTAAAAAAGGTCTCTTATGAAGGCATGTACTTCAGAGAGGACATCGGACTGTGA